ATCCCGATTGGAATTTAGGACCATTGGCTTATTTTAAGCGTGTAAAATTGAATACTTTTGTAGATTTTGGATATCAGCAAAGAAGCTTTGAAAGTGATGAGGGAATATTCCAAATTAATGATAATTACCTATCGGGAGGAGTTGAGCTAAGAACAGATTTACATGCCTTGCGTTTTTCTGCTCCTGTTGATGTGGGGGTTCGTATTGGCTACGAGAATCAAAGCAATAGTATGTTTGCCGATTTTCTGATATCCTTTAGTTTATCGTCTTATTAATTTTAGCGTTTTATCTACAATTATAAAAGCCATAAATTCGATAAGAATTTATGGCTTTAAGTAATCTTAAAATATTAATTTAAACTTGTTCTTCTACTTTTTTTGCGTTCATATAACGAAGGCAAATCCAGAAGATTCCGGCAATAGCAAATAGAATAGCTCCGCTAATTGTTGATATCATACTAACTTTTAAGCTCCCAGCAATTGCAGCTGGTGATATGTTTGGGTATTGTTGAATAATATTTAAGATTTCGGAAAGCCTAATTCCTTGCCATAAAAAGCCAGTAAAAAAGCTAAAATTTCCTAGAAATAAAATTATCTAAATGTTTCTTTTATTTTATGTCAATTCGACCACAGTAATTTCTGGTGGCATACCTATTCTACCAGGAAAACCAATATATCCAAAACCTCTGTTCACATACAGATATTGTTTTCCTTCCTGATACAATCCGCCCCAGCGTGGATATTTGTATTGAACCGGACTCCATTTTATACCTGCGCGTTCAATTCCAAACTGCATACCATGTGTGTGTCCGGCAAAGGTTAAATCAATATCTGAGGTTTTTATTACCTCTTCGTCCCAATGAGAGGGATCGTGACTCATTAATATCTTAAAAGGCTGCTGAAGTCCTTTGGTTGCCTTTTTTAAATCGCCATGCTGAGGGAAAGGAGGTTTACCCCAGTTTTCGACTCCTACCAATGCAATATCTTCACCCTTAAAGCTAATATTTTCTGTTTCGTTCAATAGCAAACGAAACCCCATTTCTTTATGGAAATGTTTTATGGCAGCAAGGTTTTTAGCTTTATCTTCAGCAGAGTTCCAGTAAGAATAGTCGCCATAATCGTGATTTCCCAGAACTGAATATTTTCCAATTTTGGCTTTCATTTTTGATAATACAGGTGCCCATCCATCAGTTTCTTCGGCAAAATTATTTACCAAATCTCCGGTAAAAAGTATTAAATCTGCTTCCTGTTCATTTATTAATTCAACGGCTTTTTCAATTTTTTCATAATTTTTATTAAAACTGCCCAAGTGCATATCCGATATCTGAACAATTTTTAATCCTTTAAATGATGCTGGTAGGTTTGGGAAACGGATTTTTTCGCGCATAACCCTAAAGTTGAACTTTCCTTTGGTTACTCCATAAAGTATAGATGCAAAAGGGATTGCAGCTAATATCAAACCCATTTGATATAAAAATTCGGATCTCTCCATTTTGTTTTTCGAATTTAATTGTGGTACACTTTTATTCTTTCTTTCACTAAACCATTTAATGGTTCTCATCATCGCCTTTTGTATATCTTTTATTAAAACGAAAAGTATAAATACAAATTTTGGAATATAAAACAATGAAAAAGCGGCTACCAGATATCCCACATAAATATAGGATTCGGATTGTTTTACATGTTTTATGCCAAACATAAATAGGCAAAAAGCACTAAATATTAAGATTGAAATTCCCCAGAAAAATATCTTTAACGATTGTCTTGCAATTGAATATTTAATTTTTGCAATCAGAGGCTTTATGCCACGATAGGAATAGATATCCACTATCAACATAAATAGTAGCAGAGGTATTAATAAAAAAACGCTAGCTTTCATTTATTATGAATTCGGTTAATCGAGTTTTAATCAGTCCAAATATATAGAATAAAATACTAGTAAGTCCTTAATAATTGTTAAAAAAAAGCTATATTCAAACATGAGAAAATCAATTGGCAAATGTTACGATATAACAGTCTAATGGTTTCAGGTTAAAATTGGATATTCACTTATAGCTAACCATAAAAAAGAATATAATGGTTTAAAAATTGATTCTAACAGAAAATAAAAATAGATATCACTACAAAATATTTTAAGCTATGTCAGAAAAAGTTCACGAATTAATAAAGAATAGATGGAGTCCTAGATCTTTTGCAGATAAAGGAATTGAAAAAGAGAAAATTAAGCAATTGTTTTTAGCAGCCTCGTATGCTCCTTCATGTTTTAATGAACAACCCTGGCGTTTTATTTATGGAACTAAAGATTATCCTGAAAGGTATGAACAACTTTTATCTTGCTTAGTCGAGTTTAATCAGATGTGGGTAAAAACTGCACCAATGATTATTTTGGCATTATCGTCAAAGAAGTTCGCAAAAAATAATAAAGAAAACACCTATGCTCGATACGATTTGGGTTTAGCCATTGGAAATATGTCTTTGCAGGCAACAAGCATGGGATTGTATGTTCACCAAATGGCTGGTTTTTCGCCCGAAAAGGCCAGAGAGCTTTTCGAGGTGCCCAATAATTTTGATATTGTAAGCATGCTTGCAATTGGTTATCTTGGCGATCCACTTCAGCTTCCAGAAAGTTTACAGGAATTGGAATCATCGGCGAAAGACCGAAAAAAATTGGACCTCCTTTTATTCGATGGTGATTGGACCAAATTAGAATAAATTACTTATTGTAGCATAAATTGTTATGCAGATATTATTTAAGAAGTTAAAAATAAATAATAATGAAAAAAATTGTATTTGTTTTCCTATTTGTATGTATGTGTGCTGGTTTTCTTTCGGCACAGGTATTGCCCGCAAAGCTAAATGTAAAAGGAGAAAGTAAAATATTTCAATTGCCAGATATTGTAAATATATCCATTACAATTAGTAGTAAAGAGTTGGAGTACACTGATTGTGTTGAGGCTAACTTTAATGCTGTAAATAAGTTGAAAACGGATTTAAAAATAGCATCGATTGAAAATTTAGAAATTCATGATGTAGGACAAAGAGTAAATGAGGAGAAAACTTATTCGGGGGGAAGATCTGTTCCCGACGGTTATCGTGCTACCTATAATATTAAACTACAATTAAATTCGAAAGCAAAACTAATTCATGAATGTTTAGAGGTTTTAAAAAAATCTGGTGTTAGTATGAATTATCAGGTGGCTTATGGTTTAAGTCCGGAATTGTTAAAATCAGTAGAACATAAATTAATTAGAGGAGCTGTTGCCGATGCAAAATTAAAGGCAGAAGTAATTGCTAAAGCCTCCGAAAATAAGCTGTTTAAAATCACAAATATTAATTACGGAATGTCGCCTTATGTTTCCGGTCCTAAGCAATATATGACAGAAATTAGAACTGCTAAAATGGGAAGAGGAGATAATCAATCATTTACAAATCCTGATCCAATAGAGTTAAGCGATAATGTTGAAATTACCTATTTAATTGAGCCCAATTAGATCTAGAAACTTTAGTTCAATTGCTTGAATTTAATATCAACTTGTTGTAACTTGATTAGAGAATTAAAGAACAATACTTATTAATTTGATAATCATCCGTTATGAAAGCTGTTGTTATGCGAAAATATGGTGCTCCGGATGTGTTGGAGTTAATTAATTTGGATAGACCCATAATTAATGATAATCAAGTATTGGTTGAAGTGTATGCTTCATCGATAAATCCTATCGATTGGAAGATGAGGAAGGGGAAGCTAAAGTTTTTTATGCGGAAAAAATTACCTTGTATTTTGGGTGGTGATATTGCGGGTAGAGTTCTCAAAGTAGGTAAAAATGTTCAATTTTTCAGACCAGGCGATGAGGTGTTTGGTAAAGTTGATATTTTAAAGAATGGTGCTTATGCCGAGTATGTAGCTACTACCGCTGATCATTTGGCACTAAAACCACAAAAAATGAGCTTTGAACAAGCTGCAACACTTCCATTGGCTGGCTTAACAGCTCTTCAGGCTTTACGAGATATGGGGAAAATTAAGAAAGGAAATAATGTTTTAATAAATGGATGTACAGGTGGAGTTGGATCTTTTGCGGTGCAAATAGCAAAAGCTTTTGCTTGTAAGGTAACAGGAGTATGTAGTCCGCGAAATATTAAATTTGCAAAAGAATTAGGCGTTGATCGGTTTATTAATTATCAAAGTGAAAGGATTGAAAATGAACAAAAAGAATTTGATATTCTCTTCGATGTAGTTGGGAATCTTGAGTTCGGAAAGGTAAAGCATATTTTGCACAGAGGAGGCGTTTATATTACAACTTTACCTTCTTTTAATATACTGATTTTGGGTTCGATTCATAATATTATGAATTCGAGAAAAATGAAGAAAATATTTGTTCATGAAAACAAGAAAGATTTAGAATTACTTGCCGATTTTGTAGATGCAGGTTTAATAAAAACTCATATCGATAAATCTTATGATATTGCTAATGTTGCTGCGGCGCATCAATACAGCGAATCGGGCAGAGTAGTGGGAAAATTATCATTAAAAATAGCCGAATAAGAAAGCTTACCAATAAAAATAAAGCCTGAAAATAAGTTTATTTTCAGGCTTTATTTTTATAAATATTTAATTGGTTATTTGCTTTTAATTCCGCAGCCAATTGCTTTAGTAGAAGTTATTTTTGGTTTTGAGTTTTGTAGTAATGCATCAACGGCATCATTAATATAGTGTTCTGTAACTTTCGATTCATCTTTGTAGTTGTTATCTATTGCACCAATATATTCTACAGTATATTTCCCTTTATTATTGCTAAGAATAAAAACATGAGGGGTTTTGGTAGCTCCATATTTTTTATAAACTTCCTGAGTTTCGTCAATTACATAAGGAAATGTAAAGCCTTTTTCTTTCGATCTTTTAATCATATTTTCAAAAGAATCGCTAGGATATAAGTCTGGGTCGTTAGGATTAATCGCAATAACCGGGTATCCTTTAGATTTGTATTTTTTATCAATTTCAATAATTCTATCTTCATAGGCAACAGAATAAGGACAATGATTACATGTGAAAATTACAATAAAACCTTTGGCATCTTTGTAGTCAGCCATTGAAACTTTTTTTCCGTCAATATTTTTTAATTTAAAATCGGAGGCTGTATCACCCACCTTATAAGCTTGTGCCTGAATGGCAATAACGGATAGCAATAAGACTGCTATTGATAATAACTTTTTCATTTTTTTTAATTTTAAATTGATTAATTACTTATTTGATCGATAGTTTTAGCAAGTTGGGAGTAGGTAACTTTTCCGGCAAAGAATTTTTCCTTGTCTTTCTTATACACTACTGTTGCAGGTAGTGCACCATCCCATTTTTCATTTACCTTGCCAACCCAGCTGTTTGCATCAGGATCGTCAAGAATAATAACTTCAACATTAATTCCTTTTTTATCAAGAAATTTAACCAATCGTTTTTCTACATTCGATCCAAAATCCATACTAATTAGTAATACTTTAACTTTTTTATTCTGATATATTTTCCTGATATGTTCAAATTCGGGAAGCTCTTCTACACAAGGTTTACACCACATAGCCCAAAAGTTAATCACGTAAGTTGTATCGTTTCTGATATTAAATTTTGGTTCAAGTTCTTTAAAATCAACTGTTTTTATTTCCTGAGAATACAAAGAGCTAAAGGTTAAAATGACAAGTGTTAGGAGAATGAATTGTTTTGTAATCATATTGTTATATATTAAAAGACTAATTAGTATTAAATATACTACAATTGATTGAAAAATAAATTTCTATACTGTTATCGATTTGTTAAATGAAAAGTAAACAAGTTTTTGTGAATTTTACAGCTAGTTATGAAACTTCAAATTTTAGATGAAGCTTGATTATTAAAATATTTTTTTACCTTTGGTCTATTAAAGAATTAAAAAATGACAAATTACATATATACGAAACGATTTTTCTTTTTTAGCAGTAGATGTTAGAAAAGGTTTTGTATGTGATAAAATATTTACTGAGCCTTTTTTAAGGCTCTTTTTTTTTATATTATGCCGACTGTATTTTTCCATAGTTTCTTTTTTAGCTTTTTCTTTTTTGGTAATGAGAGAGACAGGATTCTTACAGTGTAAATTATAAAAACACATAAATGAGTCCTGTTTTAAACAGGACTTTTTTTTTGATTAAAATCTAACAATAACCAAAATAACCATGGACAAAAGAAGAATTGTTATTCAAGGAGTAGAAGGCTGTTTTCATCATATTGCTGCAAATGCATACTATGGAGAAGATGTTGAAATAATTCCAGCAGAGAATTTTGCTAAATTAATAGATCTGGTAAATGATGAAGCAGTTTGTGATGGTGGAATTATGGCCATTGAAAATTCAATTGCCGGAAGTATATTACAAAATTATGGTTTGTTACAAGATTCGGGTTTGGTAATCGAAGGGGAAATTTATTTGCGAATAAAACAAAATTTAATGGCACTGCCAGGGCAAAAAATCGAGGATTTAATAGAGGTTCATTCGCATCCAATGGCAATTAATCAATGTAGAGCATTTTTTAGAGATTATCCGCAAATTAGATTGGTCGAAACCGAAGATACAGCAATTAGTGCCCGAAATATTCGTGAAAACCAATGGGAAGGTATTGGTGCAATCGCCGGAGATTTACCATCACATTTGTATAATCTGGAAATTTTAGCTGAACAGATTGAAAGTATTAAAAATAATCAAACTCGATTTTTTATTTTAAAACGAAAAAAAGATGTTGTACCTAATGGTGGTTTTACCAAAGCATCTCTATATTTTAGTACAAGCCATGAGCCTGGCAGCTTATCTTATATTCTCGATTGTTTTTCGAAAGCAGATATAAATTTATCTAAAATTCAGTCTTTGCCAATTCCCGGAATTAACTGGGAGTATTTTTTTCATGTCGATTTGGAATTTGAATTTCCTAGTCAGTTTAAAACTGTCATGAATAAAATATCAGATACAGCAAAAGAAATGACCATATTAGGAACATATAATCAGGGAATTGTAATTAGATAGAAAATACCTTAGATTCATATATTTGATCAATTTGTTTGGCTAGCAGAATATCTTTGTTTGTTATTCTTCTTTTAGAATAAGTGGTTAAGCTAATTCTAACATTCCTGTGTTTATATAGTTTAATATCAGGATGATGGTTTGTTTTTTCAGCTTCGGAAGCAACAGAGTTGATAAAATGTATGGCTTGAGAAAATCCTTGAAAAACGTAGTTTTTAACTAATTTACTATCTATTTCACTCCAGCCTTGTTCCAATAAAATGTTCATACCTTATTTTTTTGATGTACCATAAAGTTAAGGAAAGAAAACTGCAATGTAAATAGTAAAAAAGGGCAGCAGTAATGTTGCCCTTAATTAATTTTTAAGGTCTGATTATTAAAACATTACAACTCTATTTTGCGGTCTAATTCTTCACCTAAAATTTGTGCTCCGCCGTATAAAACCGATCTTTCTTCGGCTTCCATAAATAAGTCGAAGGGAAGTGTAATGTGGTAAGCCGACTGTGCGATTAAAGCAATGTCGTCTTTTGCACTTAAATGGGTGCGCCAGTTAATGCCGCTTTCGTCTAATAGATATGCATATACAGGTCCAGAATAGTAGGCAAAGCAGTTTACGAAGGAGGAAGATTTCCATAAACATTCAAGTTTTGTATGCAAATATTTTTTGAATGATTCTTTAGTACGGCAAATCTTATTTGCAGTATATTCAGCCATTCCTTCATGAATTTCAAATCGATTTTCACAAGCTTTGCAATCAGAAAAAATGGCTCTTCGGTATTTTCTAAAGCAAATCGCATCAGTAATTGCCTGTATTCTATTTCTACCTTCAGCATTAAGCGCTAAATCCAAAGCTTTCCATTCAAGTTTTAACCAAACTCTTGCTTCCATCTCTTTCATGTGCTGATTTTTGTATGGAATAGGATTTAAATCCAGCTTAGGTTGTAAACAATGAAATGCTTCATGTAAAATAATACATTGTCTTTCAATTTTATCTTTAGGAAGAGGAAGAGGAATTAAAGCCCAAATGTGCTTACCTATTTTTACAGGTCCTTTTTTCACTGATATTATTTGTGGGAGCAAACCTTTAAAAAAACCATTCTCTTCTGTTAAATTTAAAGCAGAAGAATTTTTATTGGCATAAATCGTTCTATTTTCTTTATCAACCAAAAGAATTGGAACATCTAAACTATGTCCCCAAAGCAAGCCATTATCTTTAGAAGATAATTGCGATGTTTCTATAAAAATGGTCTTTATTTCCTTAGGAGAATATATCTGACAAATTCCCATTGGAATGCTTAGTCCCAATAAGAATAGTGCAAGTTGCAGCTTTAGAAAATATCGTAAGGTTTTCATACTTGCTAGAATTAATCGTTTTAAAGCTATTTGTATATGTGATTCAAATCACAAATAAGAATAATGATATAGTTGCTATTATTTTATACTCAGGATTTATGCCATGAGTTGTTAGGTGCAGTAGTATAGTGCTTTAAGTAATTTTAGTGTGGTAAAATTTAGTAAACTATTGTAGATAATCGTACATAAGGTGTTCGTTAGTGAACACAATTATTCGTTTCAGCATAATGATGAAAATTGCATGAATTAAGATTATTCAGTATCTTAAAATAGATTCATTTTTAGATATGATGGATATGCTACCTGTATTATAGTTAATTAAGCATAACTTAAAAAAATAATGCATGAATGAAGTGGCGGAGATAGGGATCATACTTGCTGGCTTTATAATTGTTTCTGTTGCAGCAAGCAGAATTGCAAAGTACTTTCCAAAAGTAAAATTGCCGGTAATAACTGGCTTGCTTTTTATAGGAATTGTATCGGGTCCTTTTGTTTTAGATTTAGTGCCAAAAGAAGCCATTTCTAAATTGTCTTTTGTAAATGAAATTTCCTTGTCGTTTATTGCATTTGCAGCAGGTGCCGAATTATATCTCAAAGAATTAAAGGGGAGAATGAGAAGTATTCGGTGGATGACTATTGGGCAATTGGTTTTTACATTCGGAATAAGTATTGCTGTGGTTCTTCTCATATCAGAGCGCATTCAGTTTATGGCAAATATGTCTTTTGAATATAAAATGGCAATTGCCTTATTAATGGGAACCGTGTTTGTTACTCGTTCACCAGCTTCTGCCATTGCGGTTATTAACGAATTGCGAGCCAAGGGGCCTTTTACTCAAACAGCAATAGGGGTTACAGTAATTAAAGATGTATTGGTTATTATTCTTTTTACAATATGTTTTGCTGTGGCCGATGTGCTTATTACAGGTGTTCCTTTTGATATTTGGTTGGTAATTATTCTTGTGGGAGAATTGTGTTTATCAGTTTTGCTGGGATTTGTCTTAGGACAATTTATGATTTTAATTTTATCCTTAAAGATAACAACCCATATAAAAGCAGTTGTACTCGTTTTATCGGGATATAGTATTTATTTGCTTGCATCTTTAGTCCATAATAAAAGTTTAATTTGGTTAGGTTTCGATATTTATATTGAACCTTTGTTAATTTGTATTTTAGGAAGTTTTGTTGCTGTTAATTTTGGAAATAGCAGAAGAGAGTTTACTCGTATTATAGAAATGGTAGTGCCTTTTATTTATGTCGTGTTTTATACATTAACAGGAGTATCAATAAAACTAGATGTTTTACCTAATGTTTGGGATATAGCTCTTTTATTTTTTATTATAAGGCTTGTAAGTATTGGAATAGGAGCCTATATCGGAGGAGCTTTAGGAGGTAATCCTATTCGATATAACAAAGTGTTTTGGATGCCTTTTGTTACTCAGGCAGGAGTTGCAATTGGTCTTGTATCGGTTATAGCTGGCAAATATCCAACTTGGGGTAGCGAGTTTTCTACTATTTTAATTGCAGTAATTGTTCTTAACGAAATAGTAGGACCTCCATTGTTTAAATGGTCTATTCTTTATGTGGGCGAAAGTCATAAGCAAAGAGTTTTACAGCACGAAAATAAAGTGAAAAATGCAATTATTTTTGGCTTGGAAGGGCAGTCTTTAGCTTTGGCTCGACAGCTTATCGATCATGAGTGGAATGTAAAGTTAGTTACCAGAGATGAGGCAAAAGCTAAGCGGGAGTACAAAGGGGTACAAGTGGTTCATATTAACGATATTTCCTTGGAAGAATTAAATAAGATTGAAGCTCAGCGTGCAGATACTTTGGTTTTGTTGAACGAGGATGAGGATAATTTAAAAGTTTGTGAACTGGCCTATGAGCATTTGGGCACCAGAGATGTGGTTGTGAGAGTTCAGGAAAGGAGCTTTGTTAAAAAATTTCATGAGTTAGGAGCACTTATCATAGAGCCATCTACACTTATGGTTAGTTTGTTGGATCATTTGGTTCGTTCACCGCTCGCAACATCATTATTTTTAGGAATGGAAGAGAATCAAGATACAATCGATTTGGAAATGCAAAATCCCGAATTACATGATGTTGCAATTCGAGATTTACAAATTCCTACCGACCTTATTATACTGGCTACCAAACGCAACCAAAATACTTTAATATCTACAGGTTTTACCCGATTGCGCTTAGGTGATATCTTAACTGTTGTAGGATCGATAGATAGTATAGAAAAATTACGATTAAAAATGGGTAATTCTAATATACCTGATCATAAAAAAATACGAATTGCAGGTAAATCGATCTCTTATAAACGAAACCGCTTCGATTCAGTTTAAGATAGAATTACCATGTTAAAAAAACAGTAGTCCAGAATGCAAGAGGAACAACAGAATTCCAAATTACCTCTTCGCGATGCCTAGCTCTTCTCATTCTTTCATTTTCGGCAGTAAGTCGTAATTGATAAAGTGTTTGCTTATTTTTTTCCATATTAAGCCTTCTTTCTTCTTGGATGTTGTCGAGATATACAATAAGTTCTCTACTTTTTGAAGGATTCGAATTAACAACCTGTAATAAATCCTGTTCCGATTCATCTAAACGATTTATATGATAATAAGCCATACCTCTTTGGAGACGAGCTTCAGTCATATATGGTTTTTTATTTAATACATGAGTAAAATCACTAATGGCCTTATTGTATTGTTTGACCTGCATTTTTGCATATCCACGATCTAGAAATATAGCTGGATAATAAGGCATAATATTTATTGCGGTATCCAAATAAGGAATTGCAGATTGATATTTACCTTCTAAAATTAGCATTCTTCCTTTGTCATGATATTGCATATAGCGTTCAACATTCTGTGCTTGTGGTATCGAACATAGAAATAAACCAAGTAGAAATAAAATTTGTTTTTTCATTTTGTGAATTATTTATCTATTAAACTCAAATAATTGCACATAAATTGTACCAAATTGCATAAAAAAACCTCCCGAATTACTTCAAGAGGTTTTAAATTTATAAAAAGCAGGTTTATGACTTTTTACAACATTCTTTTTTGCAGTTTGTATCGCATTTTTTAGCAGTTGCTTTACTATTACAATCTTTTTTACAATCAGTTTTACATTTCGAATCTGCTTTTGCTGTTTTACTGCATTCTTTAGAAGAACTGCATGCTTTTTTATTAGCTTTAGCTTCTTTCGAGCAACAAGCTTTTTTATCGGCTTTAGCTTCTTTTGAGCAACAGGCTTTTTCTTTCTTTTTATCAGTTTTTTTCTGCTCTTGCTTTTGAGTTAATTCTACATCCTTGCTATTGTCTAAAATTACTGGTGAGCTGGCAATAGTTACTGAACTTATTGCAAAAACAAGTAAAAGGCTAAATAATAATTTTTTCATGATATTTGAATTTAAAATGTTTATTAATCTGTTTTAGTTATTATTGAATTGTGCTATAAAGAAAATAAAAGATCTTAAAATCTGCTGTTAATGAATTGTTAATGCATGTAAATCTTTTAAAAAATAAGCTACCTTTGAATTGTTAATAATCCCGCAAAACATAGTAGTTCAGTTAATAGCACATGAATATTTTTTTCAGACAAATTAAAGATAAAGCAAGCATCTACCGAACACAGATATTTGTAATTGTATCGGTTATAACTTTAGTTTTGTTACTCTTAATTCAAATTAGATGGATTAACAGAGCAAGAAGTTTGAATGAGGAGCAATTTAACCACAGGGTTGGTATGGCTTTGCATGAGTCGGTTGATGAGTTTATGAAAGACCGACAAAGTTGTGAAACTATGAGTGCTTGTATGCATAAAACAAAGTTCGATGCAGATGATAGTGCTCAGTTAGAGTCTGAAGTAAATCGGCTAGATTCTATTATTAAGGAACAATTTAGGAATTATCAAATTCAATCGCCTTATAATATCGAAGTATTAACAACAGCAGATGAGCAACCCCGGAGCAAATGTTTTTACTACAGTTTAAGGAAAGCTCTTAGTCACGATAAAGCTGTGTTGAATGTATATTTCCAAAAACGGGAGCAGAACCTGATGGATAGTATGGGAAGTATGTTTTTATCTTCTATGATATTAATATTGATATTGTTTCTGTTTTTTGGAATAACTGTATTTACCTTAATTAAGGATAAAAAAATATTAGGAAGAACAACCGATCTGATTAATAATATTGCCCATGAGTTTAAAACTCCCATGGCCACTATTGCATTGGCTGGAAAAATGCTTGGGCGAGAAAAGGTTTATTCAGAAAGTAAGCAGGTTATTCGTTATGCTAATATGATTTCTTTAGAAAATAAGCGGTTAACAAAACAAATAGATCAATTATTAAAATTATCCTGCATAGAAAGAGGTGAATTAAATATAAATTTAAATTCATTTTATTTGCATTCTATTTTAGAGGAGTGTTTAGAATCTATGTCGGTTCGAATAGTCGAATGTAATGGGAGTATAATTTTAGACACTAAAGCTGCTAATGATTTAATAAAAGGGGATTCGGAACTAATTCAAAATGTGATGATCAATTTACTTGATAATGCCCTTAAATATTCGAAGGAAAAACCTGAAATTAAAATTGAAACAAAAAATATTAATGCTAATCTTTTAGTAAGTGTATCGGATAAAGGAATAGGCATGACAAAAGAAGAGCAAAAACATATTTTTGACCGTTATTATCGTGCTCCAACAGGAGATAGACACGATGTAAAAGGTTTTGGCATTGGATTATCGTATTCGAGAATGATAGTTGATGCTCATAAAGGCTCCATAAATGTTTGGAGTAAACGAAATATTGGAAGTACATTTACTGTTATTCTACCTCAAGCATAATTTACTATGAGTACAAGTTTAGAAAAAAATATTCTTTTGGTCGAGGATGATATAAACCTTGGCAAAATACTAAAAGACTTTCTGGAAATGGAAGGATTTTTAATTACTCTTGCCCGAGATGGGGAAGAAGGGTTTCAGGAATTTTCTAAATCAAGTTTTAACTTATGTATTTTAGATGTAATGTTGCCAAAAATGGATGGTTTTTCTTTGGGCCAAAAAATTAGAAAAATAAATCAGGATATTCCTATTATTTTTTTAACTGCAAAATCGCTAAAAGAGGATAAGTTAAAAGGATTTGATTTAGGAGGAGATGAC
This genomic interval from uncultured Marinifilum sp. contains the following:
- a CDS encoding metallophosphoesterase, with translation MRTIKWFSERKNKSVPQLNSKNKMERSEFLYQMGLILAAIPFASILYGVTKGKFNFRVMREKIRFPNLPASFKGLKIVQISDMHLGSFNKNYEKIEKAVELINEQEADLILFTGDLVNNFAEETDGWAPVLSKMKAKIGKYSVLGNHDYGDYSYWNSAEDKAKNLAAIKHFHKEMGFRLLLNETENISFKGEDIALVGVENWGKPPFPQHGDLKKATKGLQQPFKILMSHDPSHWDEEVIKTSDIDLTFAGHTHGMQFGIERAGIKWSPVQYKYPRWGGLYQEGKQYLYVNRGFGYIGFPGRIGMPPEITVVELT
- a CDS encoding nitroreductase family protein, with amino-acid sequence MSEKVHELIKNRWSPRSFADKGIEKEKIKQLFLAASYAPSCFNEQPWRFIYGTKDYPERYEQLLSCLVEFNQMWVKTAPMIILALSSKKFAKNNKENTYARYDLGLAIGNMSLQATSMGLYVHQMAGFSPEKARELFEVPNNFDIVSMLAIGYLGDPLQLPESLQELESSAKDRKKLDLLLFDGDWTKLE
- a CDS encoding SIMPL domain-containing protein; translated protein: MKKIVFVFLFVCMCAGFLSAQVLPAKLNVKGESKIFQLPDIVNISITISSKELEYTDCVEANFNAVNKLKTDLKIASIENLEIHDVGQRVNEEKTYSGGRSVPDGYRATYNIKLQLNSKAKLIHECLEVLKKSGVSMNYQVAYGLSPELLKSVEHKLIRGAVADAKLKAEVIAKASENKLFKITNINYGMSPYVSGPKQYMTEIRTAKMGRGDNQSFTNPDPIELSDNVEITYLIEPN
- a CDS encoding NAD(P)-dependent alcohol dehydrogenase, which encodes MKAVVMRKYGAPDVLELINLDRPIINDNQVLVEVYASSINPIDWKMRKGKLKFFMRKKLPCILGGDIAGRVLKVGKNVQFFRPGDEVFGKVDILKNGAYAEYVATTADHLALKPQKMSFEQAATLPLAGLTALQALRDMGKIKKGNNVLINGCTGGVGSFAVQIAKAFACKVTGVCSPRNIKFAKELGVDRFINYQSERIENEQKEFDILFDVVGNLEFGKVKHILHRGGVYITTLPSFNILILGSIHNIMNSRKMKKIFVHENKKDLELLADFVDAGLIKTHIDKSYDIANVAAAHQYSESGRVVGKLSLKIAE
- a CDS encoding thioredoxin family protein — its product is MKKLLSIAVLLLSVIAIQAQAYKVGDTASDFKLKNIDGKKVSMADYKDAKGFIVIFTCNHCPYSVAYEDRIIEIDKKYKSKGYPVIAINPNDPDLYPSDSFENMIKRSKEKGFTFPYVIDETQEVYKKYGATKTPHVFILSNNKGKYTVEYIGAIDNNYKDESKVTEHYINDAVDALLQNSKPKITSTKAIGCGIKSK
- a CDS encoding TlpA disulfide reductase family protein is translated as MITKQFILLTLVILTFSSLYSQEIKTVDFKELEPKFNIRNDTTYVINFWAMWCKPCVEELPEFEHIRKIYQNKKVKVLLISMDFGSNVEKRLVKFLDKKGINVEVIILDDPDANSWVGKVNEKWDGALPATVVYKKDKEKFFAGKVTYSQLAKTIDQISN
- a CDS encoding prephenate dehydratase, with amino-acid sequence MDKRRIVIQGVEGCFHHIAANAYYGEDVEIIPAENFAKLIDLVNDEAVCDGGIMAIENSIAGSILQNYGLLQDSGLVIEGEIYLRIKQNLMALPGQKIEDLIEVHSHPMAINQCRAFFRDYPQIRLVETEDTAISARNIRENQWEGIGAIAGDLPSHLYNLEILAEQIESIKNNQTRFFILKRKKDVVPNGGFTKASLYFSTSHEPGSLSYILDCFSKADINLSKIQSLPIPGINWEYFFHVDLEFEFPSQFKTVMNKISDTAKEMTILGTYNQGIVIR
- a CDS encoding 4a-hydroxytetrahydrobiopterin dehydratase; amino-acid sequence: MNILLEQGWSEIDSKLVKNYVFQGFSQAIHFINSVASEAEKTNHHPDIKLYKHRNVRISLTTYSKRRITNKDILLAKQIDQIYESKVFSI